The following are from one region of the Ischnura elegans chromosome 12, ioIscEleg1.1, whole genome shotgun sequence genome:
- the LOC124168839 gene encoding cytochrome b5 isoform X1 yields the protein MAEPSATPIKLYSLEEVAQNKDKKWIAIHNSVYDVNPFLNEHPGGEEILIEQAGKDATEPFEDVGHSTDARELMAKYKIGELIEADRRDTKVKKHDWKSSEEGGSSPWSSWLVPAAIGIVATIIYRCYLLYQSSH from the exons ATGGCCGAACCGTCCGCGACGCCAATTAAACTTTACAGTCTTGAAGAAGTTGCACAGAATAAAGACAAAAAGTGGATTGCTATACACAATAGTGTATATGATGTTAACCCCTTCCTGAATGAG CATCCTGGTGGGGAAGAAATTCTCATAGAACAAGCTGGAAAAGATGCCACGGAACCCTTTGAGGATGTTGGACACTCGACTGATGCTAGAGAGTTAATGGCAAAGTATAAAATTGGAGAACTGATTGAG GCGGATCGAAGAGACACCAAGGTTAAGAAGCACGACTGGAAAAGTTCGGAAGAAGGTGGAAG CAGCCCTTGGAGCTCTTGGCTTGTTCCGGCAGCAATTGGCATTGTGGCAACAATCATCTACCGATGCTATCTGTTGTACCAGTCATCACACTAA
- the LOC124168839 gene encoding cytochrome b5 isoform X2, protein MAEPSATPIKLYSLEEVAQNKDKKWIAIHNSVYDVNPFLNEHPGGEEILIEQAGKDATEPFEDVGHSTDARELMAKYKIGELIEADRRDTKVKKHDWKSSEEGGSPWSSWLVPAAIGIVATIIYRCYLLYQSSH, encoded by the exons ATGGCCGAACCGTCCGCGACGCCAATTAAACTTTACAGTCTTGAAGAAGTTGCACAGAATAAAGACAAAAAGTGGATTGCTATACACAATAGTGTATATGATGTTAACCCCTTCCTGAATGAG CATCCTGGTGGGGAAGAAATTCTCATAGAACAAGCTGGAAAAGATGCCACGGAACCCTTTGAGGATGTTGGACACTCGACTGATGCTAGAGAGTTAATGGCAAAGTATAAAATTGGAGAACTGATTGAG GCGGATCGAAGAGACACCAAGGTTAAGAAGCACGACTGGAAAAGTTCGGAAGAAGGTGGAAG CCCTTGGAGCTCTTGGCTTGTTCCGGCAGCAATTGGCATTGTGGCAACAATCATCTACCGATGCTATCTGTTGTACCAGTCATCACACTAA
- the LOC124169111 gene encoding uncharacterized protein LOC124169111, with the protein METFKEGEWVILLQLNKKKLARIGRKGFTTLGKDFVSLEGAIGCLPWTNFKMEPSSGPKSGKRIFNIVPLGEDEEYDYGDLNPDDHTDVAIDEEERDNRTINDDGQSQGLSAVEIEALREGGLTGKEIVNHLVANSSTYDKKTRYSKSKYLKKKESKHCLREKISMRRTTLSSVAEVLCSGGGGEGSRGSISGMRPDTLSQMLTALNIQWQRLPSVKQTLPKKGSHRVKNGVESAVSERKDTNKVLVDEANDEKSLVKKEYVLKDIKEEEILEKGAVENIASKEVNPSLNSGTTYIVYESGNWGLLVASLLTLLPADGPRLIHLYPGHGVPCLIAPRALNLPQEKLSILSSVNFKALLEELGKLRESPAIPPMDEIVVKTELEHQVLDCEGSNELVDNRDLDTMEEGSGDALLEENSMNDPDNETFDNVDESSKGDGENRKRKIDPGEGSEENELAAKKPRWQQEAEIAAGILTSRQADGLVVVASREHPVTIVLSLLPYLAPSRPLVVYCPHREPLLELYAVLKGWEPWASKYGKCGGKGGIPRVANLRVVENWLRSYQVLPNRTHPEVNMTPGGGFVLTGTVIDFIDE; encoded by the coding sequence ATGGAAACTTTTAAAGAAGGAGAATGGGTGATATTACTTCAgttaaacaagaaaaaattagCTCGTATTGGACGGAAAGGATTCACCACTCTTGGAAAAGATTTTGTTTCACTGGAAGGTGCCATTGGATGTCTACCATGGACAAATTTCAAAATGGAGCCAAGCTCTGGTCCTAAATCGGGGAAAAGAATATTCAATATTGTTCCTTTAGGGGAAGATGAAGAGTATGATTATGGGGATTTGAATCCTGATGATCATACTGACGTCGCCATTGATGAGGAAGAGAGAGACAATAGAACAATTAATGATGATGGTCAGTCTCAGGGTCTTTCAGCAGTGGAGATTGAAGCACTGCGTGAAGGTGGGCTCACTGGTAAAGAAATAGTCAATCATCTTGTGGCAAATAGTTCGACATATGACAAGAAGACCCGTTACTCTAAATCTAAGTATCTGAAGAAAAAGGAAAGTAAACATTGTTTGAGGGAGAAGATAAGCATGCGTAGGACTACTTTGTCAAGTGTTGCCGAGGTGCTTTGTAGTGGCGGAGGTGGAGAGGGTAGTCGCGGTTCCATATCTGGTATGAGGCCTGATACTCTATCTCAAATGTTGACTGCGCTCAACATTCAGTGGCAAAGGTTACCGTCTGTCAAGCAGACTCTGCCCAAAAAAGGAAGTCATAGAGTTAAAAATGGAGTTGAATCTGCTGTCAGTGAAAGGAAAGATACCAATAAAGTCTTAGTGGATGAAGCCAATGATGAAAAATCCCTTGTTAAGAAAGAGTATGTATTGAAGGACATCAAGGAAGAAGAGATCCTAGAAAAAGGTGCTGTGGAGAATATAGCATCGAAAGAAGTGAATCCAAGTTTAAACTCGGGGACAACTTATATAGTGTATGAAAGTGGTAATTGGGGTCTGTTAGTCGCGTCACTTCTGACACTGTTACCTGCTGATGGTCCCAGACTGATTCATTTATATCCTGGGCATGGTGTGCCTTGTCTTATTGCTCCTAGAGCACTGAATTTACCCCAAGAAAAACTTTCTATATTATCAAGTGTTAACTTCAAAGCGTTGCTTGAAGAGCTAGGGAAATTGCGTGAGTCCCCAGCCATCCCTCCCATGGATGAAATAGTAGTAAAGACAGAACTGGAACATCAAGTACTAGATTGTGAGGGCAGTAATGAATTGGTGGACAACCGGGACTTAGATACaatggaagagggaagtggtGATGCTTTGTTGGAAGAAAATAGTATGAATGATCCAGACAATGAGACGTTTGACAATGTAGATGAATCAAGTAAGGGAGATGGTGAAAATAGGAAGAGAAAGATTGATCCTGGAGAAGGAAGTGAAGAGAATGAATTAGCTGCTAAAAAGCCTCGGTGGCAGCAGGAAGCAGAAATTGCTGCTGGCATATTGACTTCAAGACAGGCAGATGGGTTGGTTGTGGTTGCGTCTCGAGAACATCCTGTTACTATTGTTCTCTCACTTCTTCCTTATCTTGCCCCATCTCGGCCCCTTGTTGTGTACTGCCCTCATCGTGAGCCCCTTCTTGAACTTTATGCTGTGTTAAAAGGATGGGAACCTTGGGCTTCAAAATATGGTAAGTGTGGCGGAAAGGGTGGTATACCGAGGGTAGCAAACCTGAGGGTTGTGGAGAACTGGCTTCGTAGCTATCAAGTGCTGCCCAATAGGACTCATCCTGAAGTCAACATGACTCCTGGTGGAGGTTTTGTTTTAACTGGTActgttattgattttattgatgaatgA